A single genomic interval of Anser cygnoides isolate HZ-2024a breed goose chromosome 7, Taihu_goose_T2T_genome, whole genome shotgun sequence harbors:
- the SYNPO2L gene encoding synaptopodin 2-like protein, with amino-acid sequence MGAEEEMLITLSGGAPWGFRLQGGSEQKKPLQVSKIRKRSKACRGGLWENDVLVSINGKSCAGLSHATAMQIIDSSNGMLNIRVKRIVGGDQTGPRLQRSPSPGQRVLSPPSPLSPPAQLLSSRPAGAPATTQPPQPRRAQRHLESLTSPPDSEAYYGETDSDADNVAQEKHRRARKKSPRSPPGSTNSKADVPQDKVTLSEQSGYESTPEAAAQGGAEVASSSGVAKREIACPPGSRTDTPFSESEGALWPPSAEGREPSPEAMLLPHATKAIRAERHLIPMVGPVEHPVDEDLTTTYAEKAKQAKLHRHESIQEKNVKEAKTKCRTIASLLTDAPNPHSKGVLMFKKRRQRAKKYTLVSFGSVDEDRSYEEEDGVFPTSESEFDEEGFSDARSLTNNSDWDNTYLDIEKSKSDSEQKEEKQKGLSEASGKGARLFEQQRERAGKYTVEKVPAEKSPQLAPAAQLQPGMLNGEMLVPQKTSSVPLSIHLEGVQVPSKQPATLPAPLQAPSSPTVFQPPPGTPDPFSASTASMFNRSARPFTPGFSGQRPATSSVIFRPSVPKKTTESLGGQSTAVPPFSPQAPGSPASAPVPAHHGPVSSSTSLYIAAPGRPTPPLESQPRAGGRAPEAKPSTNTARTSTASIFLSTPSKPGGEVASAASQPQAPGTASLSLYISPAPLQHPSSPLPVQPSPATSPATPRPPSKPLTSREQRIAVPAPRTGILQEARRRGNKKPMFSKIEEKKNSPNPELLSLVQNLDEKPKGDHPGAGFESGPEEDFLSLGAEACNFMQSSGRKFKTPPPVAPKPQQQDAGLVNGAHDMPQLKGKGAELFAKRQSRMDKFVVETTPKPESKPRTPSPSPSLPSSWKYSPNIRAPPPIAYNPMHSPFYPLAASKSQASKAESKVKKAPGQKSGLKVIDFMCHQPYQLKSAMFCFGDPPSPSTQESPAQPAQQAGSSFTVAKQVPVKTAKTQEIRRFSTPAPAPASGSMAPTVLVPRSATMLDEPVWRTEMASSAPATPAPFQVELSQSPKPYQSSPELGQASLGPSPNPASASRFQVARPKFSAARTGMQANVWRPSFGHH; translated from the exons atccgaaagagaagcaaagcatGCCGTGGAGGCCTGTGGGAAAATGATGTGCTAGTATCTATCAATGGAAAGTCGTGTGCTGGCCTCTCCCATGCTACTGCCATGCAGATCATTGACTCCTCCAATGGCATGCTCAACATCCGGGTGAAAAG gATAGTTGGTGGGGACCAGACTGGCCCACGGCTGCAGCGGTCCCCTTCCCCGGGGCAGCGAGTGCTCTCCCCGCCGTCCCCGCTCAGCCCCCCGGCgcagctgctgagctccaggCCAGCAGGAGCCCCGGCCACCACGCAGCCTCCACAGCCCCGGAGGGCACAGAGGCACCTGGAGAGCCTCACCTCCCCGCCCGACAGCGAGGCCTACTACGGTGAGACTGACAGCGATGCCGACAACGTGGCCCAGGAGAAGCACCGCCGGGCCCGCAAGAAGAGCCCACGCTCCCCGCCCGGCAGCACCAACAGCAAGGCAGACGTGCCCCAGGACAAGGTGACCCTGTCCGAACAGAGTGGCTATGAGAGCACACCAGAGGCCGCTGCGCAGGGGGGAGCTGAGGTGGCCAGCTCCAGTGGGGTGGCCAAGAGGGAGATTGCTTGCCCACCCGGCAGCCGCACGGACACGCCGTTCTCAGAGAGCGAAGGAGCGCTGTGGCCACCCTCAGCAGAGGGGCGGGAGCCTTCGCCGGAGGCGATGCTCCTGCCCCACGCCACCAAGGCTATCCGAGCGGAGCGCCACCTCATCCCCATGGTGGGGCCCGTGGAGCACCCAGTTGATGAAGACCTGACCACCACATACGCAGAGAAAGCCAAGCAGGCCA AGCTCCACCGCCACGAGAGCATCCAAGAGAAGAATGTGAAAGAAGCCAAAACCAAGTGCAGAACCATTGCATCCCTGCTGACAGATGCACCAAACCCCCACTCCAAGGGGGTGCTGATGTTCAAGAAGCGCAGGCAGAGGGCCAAGAAGTACACATTGGTAAGCTTTGGGAGTGTCGACGAAGACCGCTCCTACGAGGAGGAAGACGGAGTTTTTCCAACCAGTGAATCTGAATTTGACGAGGAAGGTTTCTCTGATGCCCGAAGCTTAACAAATAACTCAGACTGGGACAACACTTACCTGGACATTGAAAAGTCCAAGTCAGACTctgagcagaaagaagagaagcaaaaaggtTTGAGTGAGGCCTCGGGTAAAGGAGCCCGCTTATTTGAGCAGCAGAGGGAACGTGCTGGAAAGTACACAGTAGAGAAAGTCCCTGCAGAGAAGAGCCCCCAGCTTGCCCCAGCTGcgcagctgcagccaggcatGCTGAATGGAGAGATGCTTGTGCCACAGAAGACAAGCAGTGTGCCCCTCAGCATCCACCTGGAAGGTGTGCAAGTGCCCAGCAAGCAGCCAGCCACTCTGCCTGCTCCGCTCCAggctccctccagccccactgTCTTCCAGCCACCCCCCGGCACCCCTGACCCCTTCTCTGCAAGCACAGCCAGTATGTTCAACAGATCTGCACGGCCCTTCACTCCTGGCTTTTCTGGCCAACGCCCAGCGACATCCTCTGTCATCTTCAGGCCATCTGTACCCAAAAAAACCACTGAAAGCCTGGGTGGGCAAAGCACAGCGGTTCCCCCTTTCTCACCTCAGGCTCCAGGATCACCTGCCAGTGCCCCAGTGCCAGCACACCACGGTCCAGTGAGCTCCTCCACATCTCTGTATATTGCTGCACCAGGAAGGCCAACGCCACCGCTAGAATCACAGCCAAGAGCGGGAGGAAGAGCTCCAGAGGCTAAGCCTTCCACCAACACTGCCCGGACATCCACTGCCTCTATATTTCTGTCAACTCCCTCAAAGCCAGGAGGGGAGGTGGCCTCTGCAGCATCCCAGCCACAAGCCCCTGGAACAGCCTCTTTGTCTTTGTATATCAGCCCAGCACCATTGCagcaccccagctccccactgcCAGTGCAGCCTTCTCCTGCCACCTCACCAGCAACGCCACGGCCTCCTTCCAAGCCCTTAACCTCCAGGGAGCAGAGGATTGCTGTGCCAGCTCCCCGCACAGGCATCCTGCAGGAGGCTCGCCGGCGGGGCAACAAAAAGCCCATGTTCAGTAAGATTGAGGAGAAGAAGAACTCACCCAACCCCGAGCTCCTGTCTCTGGTGCAGAACCTGGATGAGAAGCCAAAAGGTGACCACCCTGGGGCAGGCTTTGAGTCTGGGCCTGAAGAGGACTTCCTCAGCCTGGGTGCTGAGGCCTGCAACTTCATGCAGTCCTCTGGCCGCAAGTTCAAAACCCCACCTCCAGTGGCTCCAAAGCCTCAGCAGCAAGATGCTGGACTGGTAAATGGGGCCCACGACATGCCTCAGCTTAAAGGGAAGGGGGCAGAGCTCTTTGCCAAACGCCAGAGCCGCATGGACAAATTTGTGGTGGAGACAACGCCAAAGCCGGAGTCCAAGCCCAGgaccccttctccttccccttctctacCTTCGTCCTGGAAATATTCACCCAACATCCGGGCTCCCCCTCCAATAGCTTACAACCCAATGCATTCCCCTTTCTATCCTCTGGCAGCCAGCAAGTCTCAGGCTagcaaagcagagagcaaagtGAAAAAGGCACCTGGCCAGAAATCAGGGCTCAAGGTCATCGATTTCATGTGCCATCAGCCCTATCAATTAAAGTCAGCCATGTTCTGTTTTGGAGATCCCCCAAGCCCTAGCACGCAGGAGTCTCCTGCTCAGCCAGCCCAGCAGGCTGGCTCGTCCTTCACCGTGGCCAAGCAGGTCCCAGTGAAAACAGCCAAGACCCAGGAGATTCGTCGCTTCTCCACCCCGGCTCCTGCGCCAGCCTCAGGCAGCATGGCACCCACTGTGCTTGTGCCCCGCTCAGCCACCATGTTGGATGAACCAGTGTGGAGAACAGAAATGGCCTCTTCTGCCCCTGCTACCCCAGCGCCCTTCCAGGTGGAGCTCAGCCAGTCCCCTAAGCCATACCAGAGCTCCCCTGAGCTTGGTCAGGCAAGCCTGGGGccctccccaaaccctgccTCAGCCTCTCGGTTTCAGGTGGCCAGGCCCAAATTCTCAGCAGCCAGAACGGGGATGCAGGCCAACGTGTGGAGGCCGAGTTTTGGCCACCACTGA